The following are encoded in a window of Streptomyces sp. Go-475 genomic DNA:
- a CDS encoding alpha/beta hydrolase produces the protein MDIRRRNNVHITGRADAPVLLLAHGFGCDQNMWRLVVPALAERYRVVLFDYVGSGGSDLSAWSEERYASLHGYAADVVDVCEELDLRQAVFVGHSVSAMAGVLAAQAAPERIGALVMVTPSPCYIDDEGYRGGFSTADIDELLDSLEANYLGWSSAMAPVIMGNPDRPELGRELTNSFCATDPDIARVFARTTFLSDSREDLKSVSVPTLVLECEQDAIAPREVGAYVHAAIPSSRLVTLAATGHCPQLSAPEATAEAILGFLESRQ, from the coding sequence ATGGACATCCGCCGCCGGAACAACGTGCACATCACCGGTCGCGCCGACGCGCCGGTGCTGCTCCTGGCCCACGGGTTCGGCTGCGACCAGAACATGTGGCGCCTGGTGGTGCCCGCGCTGGCGGAGCGGTACCGGGTCGTGCTGTTCGACTACGTCGGCTCCGGCGGGTCGGACCTGTCGGCGTGGAGCGAGGAGAGGTACGCGTCGCTGCACGGCTACGCCGCGGACGTCGTCGACGTGTGCGAGGAGCTGGACCTGCGGCAGGCGGTGTTCGTGGGGCACTCGGTCAGCGCCATGGCCGGGGTGCTGGCGGCGCAGGCCGCGCCCGAGCGGATCGGGGCGCTCGTGATGGTGACGCCCTCGCCCTGCTACATCGACGACGAGGGCTACCGCGGCGGCTTCAGCACGGCGGACATCGACGAACTGCTGGACTCCCTGGAGGCGAACTACCTGGGCTGGTCGTCCGCGATGGCCCCGGTGATCATGGGGAACCCGGACCGGCCGGAGCTGGGCCGGGAGCTGACCAACAGCTTCTGCGCCACCGACCCCGACATCGCCCGGGTCTTCGCCCGTACGACCTTCCTCTCCGACAGCCGCGAGGACCTGAAGAGCGTGTCCGTGCCGACGCTGGTGCTGGAGTGCGAGCAGGACGCCATCGCGCCCCGCGAGGTCGGCGCCTACGTGCACGCGGCGATCCCCTCCTCCCGCCTGGTCACGCTCGCCGCCACGGGCCACTGCCCGCAGCTAAGCGCGCCGGAGGCCACCGCCGAGGCGATCCTCGGCTTCCTGGAGTCCCGGCAGTGA